The Thermococcus peptonophilus genomic sequence GGATCCTTGAAGAAGAGTACGGAAGCATCGAGAGAGAGAAGCTGAAGAGGCTGGTCGAAATACTTGAAGAAATGGGTGTTGTTACCGTCAGTTCTTAGCCTCTCTAAGCTCCATCTCGATTTCGTTTATTTTTTCCAGGATGTTCTGCTTTATCCTCGCGAGAAGCTCAGAGGGGGAGACAGCGGTGTAAGTGTACCCAAGCCAGCCCTGCTGTATAAGCTCTCTCCTGAGCATTCCCTTCCTGTAGAGGCTCAAAACGTGCTCCCTGACCGAACGCTCGCTTATTCCAAGTTCACTAACTATTTCGGTTACCCTCATCGGGCGCTTTTTCTCCAGGAGGAGTCTGTATATCCTGAGCTCGGTTTTCTTCACTCCCAGCGACTTAAGCAGTGCTTCGAGCCTCTCGTAGACGTCGCCCATCACACTTCACCCAACCTGCTCTCTCACACCTATGAAAGTGTATCTTCATACCCCTTAATAAACCTTTACCCTCCCAACATAAACGCCTTCAGGAAGGAATATCTCGACCTCGGAAACATCTTTGAGGAACGGAACCAACTTCAGGCCCTCTCGTATGTCAAAACCCTCTATGTACGGGTTGACAGTCGGTAGGACGAGGAATTTTCCGGCCCTGGCAAAGACTTTGGCCTTCTTCGCAACTCCCCCGCTTTTGAAGGTATAGGCCGGGTGAGCGTGACCAAGGAAGACCTCCTGGAACTCCCCTTCTGGTAGTTTTGTATGGCCGTGGAGGAACAGCTTTTTGTCCAGGATAAAGTTCTCAACAACGGAAACGTTTTCGAACTTTCTGGTTATCTCCTCGATTTTTCCGTCGTGGTTGCCTTTGGTGATAATGACTTGGATGTCCTTTAGTGGAGAGAAAAACCGCAGGAGCATCTCTTTAAGCCTGAAGCTTAGGCCCAAGGGTTCTTTAAGATCCCCCAGGATTATGAGGACGTCGGGATCCCTCTCCAGTACGAACTGGGCCAGAACCTCTTCAAAACCAGTCCTGATGCGGAGTCCCCTCGAAAGCTCGAAGCCGATGTGGGGGTCTGCAAAGACGAGGGCCTTCCCGTGGGAGGTACCAAGCTCAAGGGAAAGAAATTGAAGTTCGGAAAAAAGAGACATAGAACCACCGGAGCGTCAGATAAGTCCGCGCTCCTTCCTGCGCTGCCTCTTGAGTCTCCTAATCCTTTTCTTGATCCACTTCCACCTCATCCTTCCCTTCTTTTTCCACTTCCTCGGGCGCCTCTTCATGATCGTCACCTCCTTTTCCTGAGCCGACCTCTGGTGGAGAGTTTTTAAGGTTTTCCTTTTGGCTCGCAGGGGTTTGCATACCCAGAAGGGCTATTAGGTAGTCTCTTTCGGAGCATAGATGCGTTCTAATGGCCGTTTTCGTTGGATATACTAACAACATTTTTGATGGTTTTATAAGTGTTTAGCGGATTTAAATTTTCTAGAAGGTTTGATGCGTTGTAAAAATTAACGCACTGTCTTCAAAAACATCTGAAAATCTGGAAAAGACATTTTCAAAGTCTAAAAAGTCTGGAATATCTTGAACATCTGAACCCATCAGGTTTATCAACTTTGGGACTTTATACCGGGTAGGTGATACTATGAAGGTTGCCTACGTTCAGATGGAGCCTGTTTTTCTTGATCCCGAGGTCAACTACTCCAAAGCGGAGGAGCTGATACGGGAGGTCGCTGATCAGGGCGCCAAGCTCGTGGTTCTCCCAGAGCTGTTCGACACCGGCTACAACTTCAGGAGCAGGGAAGAGGTTGCGGAAGTGGCCGGCCAAATTCCAGACGGCCCGACGACAGAGTTTCTGGTTGAACTCGCGAAAGAGCTTGAGGTCTTCATAGTGGCGGGAACGGCCGAGAAAGACGAGAAGGGCAACCTCTACAACTCTGCGGTTGTGGTCGGTCCTGTGGGCTGGGGCTACATCGGGAAGTACCGGAAGGTGCACCTCTTCAACAGGGAGAAGCTCTTCTTCAGACCCGGAAACCTCGGCTTCCACGTCTTCAATATTGGCATAGCGAAGGTCGGCGTTATGATATGCTTTGACTGGTTCTTCCCCGAGAGCGCGAGAACGCTTGCCCTCAAGGGCGCTGACATCATAGCCCACCCGAGCAACCTCGTCATGCC encodes the following:
- a CDS encoding transcriptional regulator; its protein translation is MGDVYERLEALLKSLGVKKTELRIYRLLLEKKRPMRVTEIVSELGISERSVREHVLSLYRKGMLRRELIQQGWLGYTYTAVSPSELLARIKQNILEKINEIEMELREAKN
- a CDS encoding metallophosphoesterase — its product is MSLFSELQFLSLELGTSHGKALVFADPHIGFELSRGLRIRTGFEEVLAQFVLERDPDVLIILGDLKEPLGLSFRLKEMLLRFFSPLKDIQVIITKGNHDGKIEEITRKFENVSVVENFILDKKLFLHGHTKLPEGEFQEVFLGHAHPAYTFKSGGVAKKAKVFARAGKFLVLPTVNPYIEGFDIREGLKLVPFLKDVSEVEIFLPEGVYVGRVKVY
- a CDS encoding nitrilase; amino-acid sequence: MKVAYVQMEPVFLDPEVNYSKAEELIREVADQGAKLVVLPELFDTGYNFRSREEVAEVAGQIPDGPTTEFLVELAKELEVFIVAGTAEKDEKGNLYNSAVVVGPVGWGYIGKYRKVHLFNREKLFFRPGNLGFHVFNIGIAKVGVMICFDWFFPESARTLALKGADIIAHPSNLVMPYAPRAMPIRALENRVYTITANRIGEEFGLRFIGKSTIASPKAEVLAMGSEDKEEVGVVEIDLSLARDKRINEMNDIFKDRRPQYYTL